One Capsicum annuum cultivar UCD-10X-F1 unplaced genomic scaffold, UCD10Xv1.1 ctg70392, whole genome shotgun sequence DNA window includes the following coding sequences:
- the LOC124894133 gene encoding zinc finger A20 and AN1 domain-containing stress-associated protein 8-like encodes MESSKETGCRAPDDPILCINDCDFFGSAAMMCMCSKCQKDMILLKQEHTKLVAASSKDVVRRSSSSDESELALAGAAVASANLASQISQVKAKEGLKKCTSCRKRVGLTGFSCKCGDLLCVVHHYSNKHNCPFDYWNADQNAIAKANPIIVVEKLNKI; translated from the coding sequence ATGGAGTCATCTAAAGAGACAGGTTGTCGAGCTCCAGATGACCCCATCCTCTGCATCAATGACTGTGATTTTTTCGGTAGTGCAGCTATGATGTGTATGTGTTCCAAGTGTCAAAAGGACATGATACTACTGAAGCAGGAACATACAAAGCTTGTAGCTGCATCCAGCAAAGACGTCGTACGCAGAAGCTCAAGCAGCGATGAATCAGAACTTGCTCTTGCAGGTGCCGCAGTTGCATCTGCAAATTTAGCCTCTCAGATTTCACAAGTGAAGGCAAAAGAGGGTTTGAAAAAGTGCACATCTTGTCGTAAGCGTGTGGGATTAACAGGGTTCAGTTGCAAATGTGGCGATCTTTTATGCGTAGTTCATCATTATTCAAACAAACACAACTGCCCGTTTGATTATTGGAATGCTGATCAGAATGCAATAGCAAAAGCAAATCCTATCATCGTAGTAGAAAAGCTTAATAAGATCTGA